The Ruminococcus bovis genome includes a region encoding these proteins:
- a CDS encoding integrase core domain-containing protein: MKSPFEIELNKLGINHKLIPPRTPWHNGKVERSHRNDQRYFYEWETFRNIEELNTKLKGHLEWSNNKTMRTLDYKSPMQLLSEKLELKSIH; this comes from the coding sequence GTGAAAAGTCCTTTTGAAATAGAATTAAACAAACTAGGTATAAATCATAAATTAATACCACCACGAACACCTTGGCACAACGGAAAGGTAGAAAGAAGTCATAGAAACGACCAAAGATATTTCTATGAATGGGAAACATTCAGAAATATTGAAGAATTAAACACAAAATTAAAAGGACATTTGGAATGGAGTAATAACAAAACAATGAGAACACTTGATTACAAGAGTCCAATGCAGTTATTGAGTGAAAAGTTAGAATTGAAATCCATTCATTAA
- a CDS encoding tetratricopeptide repeat protein: MNDDYNDDYDFEDEFDFDEEEIDLPEDVIYLNEGADAYNAKDYEKAISLYEKSANLGNVTALSNLGYCYYYGRSIPVDKEKAKSYWEEAAIFGDIPAVYKLGDMYRNGDLPKRIEYSHKLYRRAFEMALNDLDNYYVAPDAMLRMMKYYPDELEEYGDKLAISLKCIQGIKKRIAEGDPYSQKVLQDAKDCLLKLIDD; the protein is encoded by the coding sequence ATGAATGATGATTATAACGATGACTACGACTTTGAGGATGAATTTGATTTTGATGAAGAAGAAATAGATCTACCGGAAGATGTGATTTATCTTAATGAAGGTGCAGATGCATATAATGCAAAAGATTATGAAAAGGCAATTAGCCTATACGAAAAATCAGCAAACTTGGGTAATGTAACTGCACTTAGCAATTTAGGATACTGTTATTATTATGGAAGAAGTATTCCGGTTGATAAAGAAAAAGCAAAATCTTATTGGGAAGAGGCTGCTATCTTTGGAGATATTCCTGCCGTATATAAACTAGGTGATATGTATAGAAATGGTGATTTGCCAAAGAGAATTGAGTATTCTCATAAACTATACAGAAGAGCTTTTGAAATGGCACTTAATGACCTTGATAATTATTATGTAGCACCTGATGCTATGCTTAGAATGATGAAGTACTATCCTGATGAATTAGAGGAATATGGTGATAAATTGGCTATATCCTTAAAATGTATTCAAGGTATCAAAAAGCGTATAGCAGAGGGTGACCCATATTCCCAAAAAGTCCTTCAAGATGCAAAAGACTGCTTATTAAAACTTATTGACGATTAG